The following are encoded together in the Gorilla gorilla gorilla isolate KB3781 chromosome 14, NHGRI_mGorGor1-v2.1_pri, whole genome shotgun sequence genome:
- the LOC129526141 gene encoding keratin-associated protein 21-1 isoform X2 has translation MCCHYYGNSCGGCGYGTGYSCGYGSGSGCGYGTGYSCGYGSGSGCGYGTGYGTGYGCGYGCGYGTGYGCGCGSGSGYCGYQPFCFRRCSSSC, from the exons ATGTGTTGCCACTACTACGGCAACTCCTGTGG TGGCTGTGGCTATGGAACTGGCTACAGCTGTGGCtatggctctggctctggctgtGGCTATGGAACTGGCTACAGCTGTGGCtatggctctggctctggctgtGGTTATGGAACTGGCTACGGAACTGGCTACGGCTGTGGGTATGGCTGTGGTTATGGAACTGGCTATGGCTGTGGAtgtggctctggctctggctacTGTGGCTACCAGCCATTTTGCTTTAGAAGATGCTCTTCTTCCTGCTAA
- the LOC129526141 gene encoding keratin-associated protein 21-1 isoform X3, which yields MCCHYYGNSCGYGSSYGCGYGSGYGCGCGYGTGYGTGYGCGYGCGYGTGYGCGCGSGSGYCGYQPFCFRRCSSSC from the exons ATGTGTTGCCACTACTACGGCAACTCCTGTGGCTATGGCTCCAGCTATGGCTGTGGCTATGGCTCTGGTTATGGCTG tggctgtGGTTATGGAACTGGCTACGGAACTGGCTACGGCTGTGGGTATGGCTGTGGTTATGGAACTGGCTATGGCTGTGGAtgtggctctggctctggctacTGTGGCTACCAGCCATTTTGCTTTAGAAGATGCTCTTCTTCCTGCTAA
- the LOC129526141 gene encoding keratin-associated protein 6-2 isoform X1 produces MCCHYYGNSCGYGSSYGCGYGSGYGCGYGSSYGCGYGTGYSCGYGSRYGCGYGTGYSCGYGSGSGCGYGTGYSCGYGSGSGCGYGTGYGTGYGCGYGCGYGTGYGCGCGSGSGYCGYQPFCFRRCSSSC; encoded by the coding sequence ATGTGTTGCCACTACTACGGCAACTCCTGTGGCTATGGCTCCAGCTATGGCTGTGGCTATGGCTCTGGTTATGGCTGTGGCTATGGCTCCAGCTATGGCTGTGGCTATGGAACTGGCTACAGCTGTGGCTATGGCTCCAGGTATGGCTGTGGCTATGGAACTGGCTACAGCTGTGGCtatggctctggctctggctgtGGCTATGGAACTGGCTACAGCTGTGGCtatggctctggctctggctgtGGTTATGGAACTGGCTACGGAACTGGCTACGGCTGTGGGTATGGCTGTGGTTATGGAACTGGCTATGGCTGTGGAtgtggctctggctctggctacTGTGGCTACCAGCCATTTTGCTTTAGAAGATGCTCTTCTTCCTGCTAA